A DNA window from Candidatus Melainabacteria bacterium contains the following coding sequences:
- a CDS encoding transaldolase, producing the protein MAYAKEVGAKIIGAVGKDGGYAKKVGDAVLVIPNVEPTLVTPISEGLQAVIWHLLVSHPLLNLNKAKWESISSPATSSKVNDNLATSYKTKIFADGANKDSMLALYRNPIIAGFTTNPTLMRKAGISNYQEFAIDILKVIKDKPISFEVFSDDFDEMELQAREIASWGDNVYVKIPITNTRSQSSIPLIERLAKQGVKVNVTAIMTARQVKESLAAARHCPAACISVFAGRIADTGVDPLPLMQYSVQLLAPYPHVELIWASPREILNVAQASKIGCQIITVTDDILKKLGLSGKDHDEYSLETVKMFYDDAKACGFSIATGAVAKSSNERV; encoded by the coding sequence ATGGCTTATGCCAAAGAAGTGGGTGCGAAAATAATCGGAGCCGTCGGCAAAGATGGCGGCTACGCTAAGAAAGTTGGCGACGCAGTGCTCGTCATTCCAAATGTGGAACCCACACTGGTAACCCCGATCAGTGAAGGATTGCAGGCAGTGATCTGGCATCTGCTTGTCTCACATCCGCTGCTGAACTTGAACAAGGCCAAGTGGGAATCAATATCCTCGCCTGCGACTTCGAGCAAGGTAAACGACAACCTGGCGACAAGTTATAAGACCAAAATCTTTGCTGACGGTGCCAACAAAGATTCCATGTTGGCGCTCTACAGAAATCCAATTATCGCCGGATTTACAACCAACCCTACTTTGATGCGCAAGGCTGGAATCAGCAACTATCAGGAATTTGCAATCGATATACTCAAGGTGATTAAGGACAAACCAATTTCATTTGAAGTTTTCTCCGACGATTTTGACGAAATGGAATTGCAGGCAAGGGAAATTGCTTCGTGGGGCGACAATGTTTACGTCAAAATCCCTATCACCAATACCCGTTCGCAGAGCAGCATTCCACTGATCGAACGTTTGGCTAAACAAGGTGTGAAAGTAAATGTCACTGCAATCATGACCGCACGGCAAGTAAAAGAATCACTGGCAGCGGCGCGACATTGCCCAGCTGCATGCATATCGGTATTTGCCGGTAGGATTGCTGATACTGGTGTCGACCCGCTGCCACTGATGCAATACTCCGTGCAGCTGCTGGCACCATATCCGCATGTGGAGCTAATCTGGGCAAGCCCACGGGAAATTCTCAACGTTGCTCAAGCGAGTAAAATTGGCTGTCAAATCATCACTGTCACCGACGACATTTTAAAGAAGCTCGGGCTGTCAGGTAAGGACCACGACGAGTACTCACTCGAAACCGTGAAGATGTTCTATGACGACGCGAAGGCTTGCGGATTCTCCATTGCCACTGGCGCAGTTGCAAAATCAAGCAATGAACGCGTCTAG